The genomic window CCGCTCGCTCCGGCTTCGAGCGCGTCGTAGACGTAGTCGTCGATGTCGAAGGTCGTGAGCATGAGGATGCGCGGCACGCGGGCGGCGGGATACGTCGGGCCCAGGATGCGGCGGGTCGCGGCGATGCCGTCGAGCTCCGGCATCCGCACGTCCATCAGCACGACATCGGGGTTCAGCCGCGCGGACAGCGAGACGGCCTCCGCGCCGTCGGCTGCCTGGCCGACCACGCGGATGTCCTCCTGTGCGTCGAGCAGGGCGGCGAAGCCGGCTCGCACCATGGCCTGGTCGTCGGCGATGAGCACGCTGATCGTCACTGCGGGCCTCCTGTGGCGGGGTCGGTGGATCTGACGGCCGTGGGGTCGCCCGCGATGGATCCGATCGGCGGTGCGGTGAGGGGGAGGACCGCGCGGACGGTCCAGCCGCCGTCGTCGTCGGGCGCGGCACGGACGGTGCCGCCGACGAGTGCGGCGCGTTCGCGCATCCCCAGCAACCCGTGCCCGCGCTGTGACGGAGCACCCGAGGTCATCTCGGCGGCAGCGGGAGGCCCGTTGCGGACGACGACGCGGACGGCCGCGGCATCCGCCTGCATCGAGAGCGCGATCCGCGCGTGCGGAGCGTGTCGCACCGCGTTGCTCAAGGCCTCCTGCACGATGCGGAAGGCGGCGATGTCGACCGCGCTCGGCACGCCTTCCGGCGAAGGAGCGAGGTCGGCGTCGATCTCCGCACCCGCGCGGCGCAGGGCCTGCACGAGCTCAGGGATGTCGCGCAGCCCCTGCTGCGGGGCGAGGTCGGCCTGCTGATCCTCGGTGCGCAGCACGCCGAGCAGTCGTCGCATCTCGGTCAGGCCTTCACGCGCCGTCTGCGCGATCTCGTCGAACTCGTGCCGCGCCTCGTCGGAGAGCGCCGGCACGCGGTAGCGCGCCGTCGACGCCTGAACCTGGATGAGCGACATCCCGTGCGCCACGACGTCGTGCAGTTCCCGCGCGATGCGGGTGCGCTCCTCGACCAGCACCCGCCGGGACTGCTCGATCGCGGTGAGCTCCCGCTCGCGGGTGAGCTCGGCCCCGACCCGCAGCCGGCTCGCCACCAGCACCGCGACCAGCAGCGCGGCACCGGATACGGACGTCACGATCACGAGGTTCACGATCCCCGCGACCACGGGGACGGTGCCCGACGATGCGATGACCACGATCAGGGTGCCCGCGATGGCCGGCAGCCACGCGGCGAGCGCGAGGCGCCAGCCGTGCACGATCGCGAGCACGCCGACGAAGACGATGAGCACCAGCATCGCCGGGACCGACCAGGGCCAGGGCCAGACGGCGGCACCCGCTTCGGCGACAGGAAGCGGCAGCGCGACCGCAGACACGGTGAACAGGGCGATCGACCACCGCGGGAAGCGCACCGCCAAGAGGGGGGCCGCGCAGAGCATCGCCCCGAACAGGAACGCGAGCGGTGCCGGCTGCAGGTAGAGCGTGATGTGGACGGGAACGAGCACTGAGAAGAGCGCGACCAGCGCCAGTGCGAGCGCACCGAAGGCGAATGTCCGCGGGTTCAGCCGTCGGCCGCTGCCGGGAGCGGGCGGTGCGGGCGGGGGAGTGTCGTGCACGGTGTCATCCTGTCAGCCGGCAGCCATCAGACGGATGCCGCGACACGGCGCGTGCGCCGGGCGACGACGCGATCGACCACCAGACCGATGGCGAGGGCGAGGACGATGCCGAACACGGCGCTCAGGAGCGGCTGGTCCTTCAGCCACGCCCCGGCCAGCAGGCCGATCGCGATGCTGTACGCCGACCAGCAGAGGCCGGCCGCCACCGTCAGCAGGGCGAACCGCCGCCACGGATAGCGCAGCGCACCTGCCGAGAGATTGACCGCCACCCGCCCGACCGGGATGAAGCGCGCGCCGAGGATGAGGCCGGCGCCGCGCCTCTCCAGCGCCGTGCCCGCCCACGCGAACGCCCCCGCCACGCGGGGGCGCCGCATCCACGCGAACCTGGTGGGGCCGGTGCGTCTTCCGATGGCGAACGCGATGTTGTCGCCGACCACGGCTCCGGCGGCGGCGACGACACCCAGCAGCGCCAGATCCGGTCCGCCGGTGGATGCCGCCACTGCCGCCGCCGCCACCAGCACGGTCTCGCTCGGCACCGGCGGGAAGAAGCCGTCGACGACCGCCACGACGAACATGGCGAGGTAGAGCCACGGCGACGAGACGGCCTGCAAGACGATGTCGGTGATGAGATCCACTCCCGCAAGCTATGCGGCGGGTGCAGGGCGAGGCATCCCTCTGCGGTATAGACCGTGTCACCCCGTGGAGGTATCCCTGAGGAGAACTCGGGCTGCCCCGGGCGGATGACGCCGCCCCGTATACTGGATGGCTGGCCACTCGGCCATTCCCCCACTCCACCGACGGAACGGACATCCGCTGTGCTCGCCGTGCACGACCTCGAGATCCGCGTGGGCGCTCGCGTGCTCATGACGGACGTCTCCTTCCGCGTGTCGGACGGCGACAAGATCGGACTGGTCGGCCGCAACGGCGCCGGCAAGACCACACTGACCAAGGTGCTCGCCGGAGACCTCATCCCGGCCGACGGCAAGGTCGATCGCTCGGGAGAGCTGGGCTATCTGCCCCAGGACCCGCGTTCGGGCGACCCCGAGATGCTGGCTCGCACCCGCATCCTCGACGCGCGCGGACTGGGCACGCTCGCGATCGGCATGCACGACGCCTCGCTCGCGATGGCGAGCGAGGACGAGGCGGTGGCCGCGCGCGCGATGCGCAAGTACGCCAACCTGACCGAGCGGTTCGAAGCGCTCGGCGGCTACACGGCCGAGGCCGAAGCGGCCTCGATCGCGCACAACCTGTCGCTGCCCGACCGGATCCTCGACCAGCCGCTGAAGACCCTGTCGGGCGGTCAGCGCCGTCGCATCGAGCTGGCCCGCATCCTGTTCTCGGACGCCCAGACGATGATCCTCGACGAGCCGACCAACCACCTCGACGCCGACAGCGTGGTATGGCTGCGCGAGTTCCTCAAGGGCTACAAGGGCGGCCTGATCGTCATCAGCCACGACGTGGAGCTCGTCGGCGAGACGGTGAACCGCGTGTTCTACCTCGACGCGAACCGACAGGTCATCGACGTCTACAACATGAACTGGAAGAACTACCTGCGTCAGCGGGTGGCGGACGAGGAGCGCCGCAAGAAGGAGCGCGCCAACGTCGAGAAGAAGGCGACCGTCCTGCAGCAGCAGGCGGCGCGGTTCGGCGCCAAGGCGTCGAAGGCCGCCGCCGCGCATCAGATGGTCGCACGCGCCGAGAAGATGCTGGCCGGCCTCGACGAGGTGCGCCAGGAGGAGCGCGTGGCCAAGCTGCGCTTCCCGAAGCCGGCGCCCTGCGGCAAGACGCCCCTCATGGCGTCGGGGCTGTCGAAGTCGTACGGCTCGCTCGAGATCTTCACCGACGTCGACCTGGCGATCGACCGGGGGTCGAAGGTCGTCATCCTCGGTCTCAACGGTGCCGGAAAAACGACGCTGCTGCGCATCCTGGCCGGCGTCGACCAGCCGGACACCGGTCAGCTGGAGCCCGGCCACGGGCTCAAGATCGGCTACTACGCGCAGGAGCACGAGAACCTCGACGTCTCGCGGTCGGTGCTTGAGAACATGATGTCGGCCGCTCCCGACATCACCGCGACCGAGGCGCGCAAGGTGCTCGGCTCGTTCCTGTTCACCGGCGACGACGTGCTCAAGCCCGCCGGTGTGCTGTCGGGTGGCGAGAAGACCCGCCTGTCGCTGGCCACGCTGGTCGTGTCGTCGGCGAACATGCTGCTGCTCGACGAGCCCACCAACAACCTCGACCCCGCGTCGCGCGAGGAGATCCTCGGCGCGCTCGCGCACTACGAGGGCGCCGTCGTGCTCGTGTCGCACGACGAGGGCGCGGTCGAGGCGCTCAACCCCGAGCGCGTGCTGATCCTCCCCGACGGCGTCGAAGACATCTGGGGCCGCGACTATGCGGACCTCATCGCGCTCGCCTAGGGCCGGCGAGCGCGGGTAGGCGCGCACAGAGTCGGAGATTCCGGCAAACGCGTCGCGGACGGATGCCTCGCCCCGGCGTTTCGCCGATGATCTCCGCTGCGGCGTTCTCGGCGGCCTGCCCGCGGTCAGCGGCCGGCGGCGTCGAGGAGTGCGTCCTCGTCCTCGGCGTCGCGGTCGCGGCTTCTCCGCGGGGCCTGAGCGACCCCTGGAGCGGCATCCGTTCCCTCCGCTGCGAGTTCGGCGGCCTGGGCGTCCTCGGCGTCTTCGCGGCGGTGCCGCCGCTCGGTGCGGATGACGTAGCCGATGAAGATGAAGCCCATCACGGCGAAGAGGATCCACTGGATCGCGTACGAGAGGTGCGGGCCGGGGTCGTCGGAGGGCGGCTCGAGAGCGCGCGGCGCGGCCGCCGGCGCCGGGTCCTCCGAGACCATCACGCCGTAGGCGCTCTGCTCGAGGGCGTCGCCGGCGTCGGCGGGGAGGGCGTCGGCGACGAGCCCCAGATTGATCGTCGGCACCTGCCCCTCGGGCGCGGAGCGTCCCGACGACGGCAGCGCCTCACCGGGGCGCAGCCGCACGATGACGGTCGCCTCGCCGGACGGGGGAGCGGGCACCGCATCGGGCTCGGGCTGATCCTTGCCGGGCGCCACCCAGCCGCGGTCGACCAGCAGCACCCGGCCGTCGTCGAGGCGGAACGGCACGAGCACCTCGAACGCCGAAGTGCCGCCGTGCGGACGGTTGCGGGCGAGAAGCTCGTCATCGGCCAGATAGGTTCCGGTGAGGACCACCGGACGCCACTCGTCCTGCGGATCGAGTTCGCCGCCCGTGGGGATGAGGTCGGCGAGGGGCACCGGCGGGGCGTCGTAGTTCTCCGCGACCAGCGCGAGCTGCCCGGAGCGCTCCTGATTGCGCGTGAACTGCCAGTTCGACAGGAATGCGCACGCGATGGCGAAGACCACCGCCAGCGCGATGTAGATCGCCCAGCGCCCCGCGCGGGGAAGACGCTGCATGCTGACCGAGCGGCCGCTCATCGCGTCGTCTCCGTCTCGGCGGGGGACAGCGGTGCTACCCAGACGGGGAAGTCGCGGGCGGCGAGGAACTCGCGCAGGTACCCGACGTGCTCATCGCATGCGACCCACGTCTTGCGCCGATCGGCGGCGTGGATCCGTGGGTTTCGCCAGTCGATGCGCCAGCCCGCCACGGCACGGCAGCCGGCCCGCGAGCAGGTCGCGTCGACGCCCTGCCCGTGGGCGAGGTCGCTCATGCGGCCCCGTCCCGCGCGCCGTCGGCGCCTGGCCGCGTCTCGTCGATGCGGATCACGCGCACCTCAGGTGCGGCGGGTGCCGAGGGCTCCGAGGGCGCTGCGGGAAGAGCGGCCTCGGGATCCTCGCGCCGGTTGCGCCGCCCCTCGTGGCCGACGTTCGCCGAGACCACGGCGACGTAGGGGAGGAAGATCGCGGCGGCGCCGAACACCCAGGTGTACCAGCCGTAGGGAGTGATCACGACCATCAGGACGAAGCACGCGATGCGGATGCCCATCGTGACGAGATATCGCACCGAGCGCGCGTCGACGTCGTCGCGCGGTGCGCGCGGCAGGGACGTGGCCGATGGGGCGTGGCTCGAACTCTTCACGGTACTTCCAGGGTACGCCGCTCCCGCCGCGTGGGCGCCCCGGAAACGTGTCCGGGGCGCTGGGATTCAGGACGTGCCGCCGCTTTCCTGGTAGACCGCCAGGAAGAATCCGAAGAACGCGATCGCCGCGATGATGCCGAGGATCGCGAGGCCGAGACCGACCCAGCCGACGATGGTGCCGGCGAGCGCCATCCCGCGGCCCTGCTCGCCGCTCGTCTTGAGCTGGTTGAGCGACATGTGGCCGGTGATCACGCCCACGATCGACCCGACGAACGGCACGATGATGAAGGCCGCGATCGAGGCGATGAGCGAGACGATCGCGAGCGTGTTGGTCTTCGCCTGCGCGCCGTAGCCATACCCCGCAGCGGTGCCGTAGGCGGGCGCCGCCCCGTAGGCGGGGGCTGCGCCGTACGACGGAGCCGCGGTCGATTCGGAAGCGCCGTAGGCGGGCGGGGGATAGGCGCCCTGAGCGGGCGGCGGGTACGCGCCCGGCGCGGCGGGAGGCGCCGGCTGCGCGGCTGCCGGCGCGGGCGGAACCGGCGGGTATGCGCCGGGCTCGGGTGCGGGGTTCTGGGGGTTGGGGTCGCTCACGGCGGGCCTTTCGTCGATGTCTGTGCCCAGCGTCCCAGCGGGGCACGAGGGTGTCAAACGAGCCGGGGGCGCTTCCCTGCCGCCGATAGGCTGGTGCGGATCCGCCACAACCCCCGGGAGTGCCACCATGTCCACCGATCGCGTCGTCCTCGTCACCGGCGGAAACCGCGGCATCGGCCGTGCCATCGCGGAGCGCTTCGTCGCCGAGGGCTACCGGGTCGCCGTCACCGCACGTTCCGGGGAGGGTCCCGCGGGCACGCTCACCGTCCGGGCGGACGTGACGGATGCCGCGGCCGTCGACGCGGCGTTCACCGAGGTCGAGAAGGCCCTCGGCCCGGTCGAGATCGTCGTCGCGAACGCCGGCATCACGAAGGACACCCTCCTGCTGCGCATGACCGAGGACGACTTCGACAGCGTCGTGGCGACGAACCTCGGCGGCGCTTTTCGAGTGGTCAAGCGCGCGTCGAAGGGCATGCTGCGCGCACGCTGGGGCCGCGTCGTGCTCATCTCGAGCGTCGTCGGCCTCTACGGCTCCGCCGGGCAGATCAACTACGCCGCCTCGAAGAGCGCGCTCGTGGGCTTCGCCCGCTCGCTCACGCGCGAACTCGGCGGACGCGGCATCACCGCCAACGTCGTGGCGCCGGGCTTCATCGAGACCGACATGACGGCCGAGCTCTCGGACGAGACGCAGGCCGAGTACAAGAAGAACATTCCGGCGGGACGCTTCGCCTCGGCGGAGGAAGTGGCCGGCGTCGTCACCTGGATGGCGTCCGACGACGCCGCCTACATCTCGGGCGCCGTGATTCCGGTCGACGGCGGCCTCGGCATGGGTCACTGACCCCGACGCACCTCTGCGCTTCGACAGGCTCAGCGACCGGGCCAAGCGGTCCCTGAGCCGGTCGAGGGTCAGCCGAGCGCGCGCAGGATCGCCTCGGCGACCGCACCGGGCCGGGAGAACTGCGGCCAATGGCCCGTGGCGTCGCCGGGTGCCCCGAGTTCGATCACGTCGAGATGCTGCAGTGCGGCGAGCTCGGCCGCCCACGGTGGGGCCTGCTGGACGATCTCCCTGATCTGCGCCGCGGGCACCGTTCCCGTGATGATGGTGGCGGGCACGGCGCGTCGTCGCTCGTCCGTGAGCCGGATCGGGTCGGTCGGCACCCGCTCCGGCACCGACTGGGCGCGAGCGGCGACCTCCGCCCGTGTCTGCGGGTCGAGGTCGGCGACGTCGGACTCGTCGAAGAAGTCCCAGCCCGGGAACGGGATCACCCCGTCCACGACGGGGAACTCCGAGATGGAGCCGCCCTCTCCCGGCGGGAAGGTGTCGAGGAACACCACGCGCTGGACGCGGTCGGGACGCGCGTCGACCGCGCCGTAGGCGACGTTTCCGCCGCCGGAATGGCCGACGACGGCCACGTCGCCGTCGAGGCGGTCCAGCTCCTCGACCGTCGCGGCGACCCAATCGGCGATTCCGATGCCGGCCGACTCGGCGCCCGATGCGCCGACGCCGGGCATGGTCAGCGCGTGGGTGCGGTGTCCCGCGGATTCGAGGGCAGGGGCGACCTCGCCCCAGGAAGACGCATCGAGCCACAGCCCGGGTACGAGGATGATGTGCATGACTCGACCGTAGTGAGGGTGGCAGACATCCGGAGCCTCCCCGCGGCTCCCCGTCACGCCGGCGAGATTCGGCCTACGGCAGCAGGGCGATGACCTCGGCGAGGTCGACCGGCCCGACGACCAGGTCGGCGCGGGCGCGCACCGCGGGCTTGGCGTTGAAGGCGACCCCGAGCCCGGCGGCGGCCATCATATCGAGGTCGTTCGCCCCGTCGCCGATCGCGATGGTGCGGGTGACGGGCACGCCGCGTTCGGCGGCCCATTCGCGCAGCGCGGCGGCCTTGCCCGCGGCATCCACGATCACGCCGTCCACGACGCCGCTCAGCGCGCCGTCGCGCGTCGCCAGCCGGTTCGCGCGCCAGACGTCCACCCCGAGGTCGGGGGCGACGGTGTCGAGGATCTCGTGGAATCCGCCCGATACGACGCCGACCGCGCCGCCGCGCTCGTGCACCGCGGCGATGAGCTCGCGCACTCCCGGGGTCGGCTCGATGCGCGACAGCACGCGGGCGAACGCCGTGAGCGGCACGCCTTCGAGCGCCTCGACCCGCGACCGCAGGCTGCTCGCGAAGTCGACCTCGCCGCGCATCGCGGCCTCGGTCGCCGCCGCCACCTCGGCCCCGCGCCCCGCCTCGTCGGCAATGAGCTCGATGACCTCGTTGCGGATCAGGGTCGAATCGGCGTCGAGCACCACGAGGAAGCGGGCGGGGGCAACGGGCATCCCTCCACGCTAGCGAAAGCGGGGAGCCGCACCCGACCGTGCGTCATCGCTCGACGCGGAACCCCTTGCCCACGACGGTGATGCCGCTGTCGGTGATCGTGAACCCGCGGGAGAGGTCCTTCTCCCGGTCGACGCCGACGGTCGCGCCCTCGTCGAGGACCACGTTCTTGTCGAGGATCGCACGGTGCACCCGCGCGCCCGCGCCGACGTGGACGTGGTCGAACAGCACCGAGTCGGTGATCGTCGAGCCGCCGCCGGCGAGCGTCCACGGGCCCACCACGCTGCGCTCGAGGTGCGTGCCCGACAGGACGGAACCGAGCGACACGATCGAGTCGATCGCATTGCCGATGCGGCCCACCGAGTCGCGCACGAACTTCGCCGGCGGCGAGTTGACCGCCTGGGAGTGGATCGGCCAGTCGGTGTTGTACAGGTTGAACACCGGCAGCGTCGAGATGAGGTCGCGGTGCGCGTCGAAGAACGAGTCGATCGTCCCCACGTCCCGCCAGTAGTACCGGTCGCGAGGCGTCGACCCCGGCACGTCGTTGCGGTTCATGTCGTAGACGCCGGCCTCGCCGCGCCCGACGAAATAGGGGATGATGTCGCCGCCCATGTCGTGGTTCGACGTCGGCAGCTCTCCGTCCGCCTCGACCGCCTCGATCAGCGCGTCGGTGTCGAAGATGTAGTTGCCCATCGACGCCAGCACCTGATCGGGGGCATCCCCGAGGCCCACGGGGTTCTGCGGCTTCTCGAGGAACTCGCGGATGCGCATGGGGTCTTCGGGATCGACGTCGATGACGCCGAACTGGTTGGCGAGCGAGATCGGCTGACGGATGCCGGCGACCGTGGCCCGCGCGCCCGACTCGACGTGCGCGGCGAGCATCTGCCGGAAGTCCATGCGGTAGACGTGGTCGGCCCCGATCACGACGACGATGTCGGGCTGCTCGTCGTTGATGAGGTTGAGGCTCTGCAGGATGGCGTCCGCCGATCCCGAGAACCAGCGCTTGCCGAGTCGCTGCTGCGCGGGAACCGAGGCGACGTACGAATCCAGGAGCGCCGACATCCGCCACGTCTGCGAGATGTGCCGGTCGAGGCTGTGCGATTTGTACTGGGTGAGCACGACGATCTGCCGCAGGCCCGAGTTGATGAGGTTGGAGATGGCGAAATCGATGAGCCGGTACTGCCCGCCGAAGGGAACGGCGGGCTTGGCGCGATCCGCGGTCAACGGCATCAGCCGCTTCCCTTCGCCGCCGGCGAGGATGATTCCGAAGACCTTGGGTGCAGCTGGCATGGCCCCCACACTATGACGCGTTCCGGGCCGTGTACTAGCGTTCGAGGCATGCGAGTCGACATCGTCACCAAGGAGTACCCTCCGGAGATCTACGGCGGCGCCGGCGTGCACGTGACGGAGCTCGTGAAGGCGCTGCGGTCGACCATCGATGTGCGCGTGCGCGCGTTCGGGGCCGAGCGCGACGAAGCGGGCACGACGTCGTACGGCGTGCCGGCCGAGCTCTCCGGTGCGAACGCGGCGGTGCAGACACTCGGCACGGACCTCGAGATCGTGTCCGATGTGGCCGGCGCCGACGTCGTGCACAGTCACACCTGGTACGCGAACCTCGCCGGCCAGCTCGCGTCGCTGCTCCACGGCATCCCGCACATCGTGACCGCCCACAGCCTCGAGCCGCTGCGGCCGTGGAAGGCCGAGCAGCTCGGCGGCGGCTACGCCGTCTCGAGCTGGATCGAGAAGTCGGCGTACGAGGGCGCCGCGGCGATCGTCGCGGTGAGCAACGGCATGCGCGAGGACAT from Microbacterium sp. ProA8 includes these protein-coding regions:
- a CDS encoding sensor histidine kinase; amino-acid sequence: MHDTPPPAPPAPGSGRRLNPRTFAFGALALALVALFSVLVPVHITLYLQPAPLAFLFGAMLCAAPLLAVRFPRWSIALFTVSAVALPLPVAEAGAAVWPWPWSVPAMLVLIVFVGVLAIVHGWRLALAAWLPAIAGTLIVVIASSGTVPVVAGIVNLVIVTSVSGAALLVAVLVASRLRVGAELTRERELTAIEQSRRVLVEERTRIARELHDVVAHGMSLIQVQASTARYRVPALSDEARHEFDEIAQTAREGLTEMRRLLGVLRTEDQQADLAPQQGLRDIPELVQALRRAGAEIDADLAPSPEGVPSAVDIAAFRIVQEALSNAVRHAPHARIALSMQADAAAVRVVVRNGPPAAAEMTSGAPSQRGHGLLGMRERAALVGGTVRAAPDDDGGWTVRAVLPLTAPPIGSIAGDPTAVRSTDPATGGPQ
- a CDS encoding VTT domain-containing protein, whose amino-acid sequence is MDLITDIVLQAVSSPWLYLAMFVVAVVDGFFPPVPSETVLVAAAAVAASTGGPDLALLGVVAAAGAVVGDNIAFAIGRRTGPTRFAWMRRPRVAGAFAWAGTALERRGAGLILGARFIPVGRVAVNLSAGALRYPWRRFALLTVAAGLCWSAYSIAIGLLAGAWLKDQPLLSAVFGIVLALAIGLVVDRVVARRTRRVAASV
- a CDS encoding ABC-F family ATP-binding cassette domain-containing protein, which gives rise to MLAVHDLEIRVGARVLMTDVSFRVSDGDKIGLVGRNGAGKTTLTKVLAGDLIPADGKVDRSGELGYLPQDPRSGDPEMLARTRILDARGLGTLAIGMHDASLAMASEDEAVAARAMRKYANLTERFEALGGYTAEAEAASIAHNLSLPDRILDQPLKTLSGGQRRRIELARILFSDAQTMILDEPTNHLDADSVVWLREFLKGYKGGLIVISHDVELVGETVNRVFYLDANRQVIDVYNMNWKNYLRQRVADEERRKKERANVEKKATVLQQQAARFGAKASKAAAAHQMVARAEKMLAGLDEVRQEERVAKLRFPKPAPCGKTPLMASGLSKSYGSLEIFTDVDLAIDRGSKVVILGLNGAGKTTLLRILAGVDQPDTGQLEPGHGLKIGYYAQEHENLDVSRSVLENMMSAAPDITATEARKVLGSFLFTGDDVLKPAGVLSGGEKTRLSLATLVVSSANMLLLDEPTNNLDPASREEILGALAHYEGAVVLVSHDEGAVEALNPERVLILPDGVEDIWGRDYADLIALA
- a CDS encoding SURF1 family protein, with protein sequence MSGRSVSMQRLPRAGRWAIYIALAVVFAIACAFLSNWQFTRNQERSGQLALVAENYDAPPVPLADLIPTGGELDPQDEWRPVVLTGTYLADDELLARNRPHGGTSAFEVLVPFRLDDGRVLLVDRGWVAPGKDQPEPDAVPAPPSGEATVIVRLRPGEALPSSGRSAPEGQVPTINLGLVADALPADAGDALEQSAYGVMVSEDPAPAAAPRALEPPSDDPGPHLSYAIQWILFAVMGFIFIGYVIRTERRHRREDAEDAQAAELAAEGTDAAPGVAQAPRRSRDRDAEDEDALLDAAGR
- a CDS encoding DUF3099 domain-containing protein, which gives rise to MKSSSHAPSATSLPRAPRDDVDARSVRYLVTMGIRIACFVLMVVITPYGWYTWVFGAAAIFLPYVAVVSANVGHEGRRNRREDPEAALPAAPSEPSAPAAPEVRVIRIDETRPGADGARDGAA
- a CDS encoding DUF4190 domain-containing protein, which encodes MSDPNPQNPAPEPGAYPPVPPAPAAAQPAPPAAPGAYPPPAQGAYPPPAYGASESTAAPSYGAAPAYGAAPAYGTAAGYGYGAQAKTNTLAIVSLIASIAAFIIVPFVGSIVGVITGHMSLNQLKTSGEQGRGMALAGTIVGWVGLGLAILGIIAAIAFFGFFLAVYQESGGTS
- the fabG gene encoding 3-oxoacyl-ACP reductase FabG, producing MSTDRVVLVTGGNRGIGRAIAERFVAEGYRVAVTARSGEGPAGTLTVRADVTDAAAVDAAFTEVEKALGPVEIVVANAGITKDTLLLRMTEDDFDSVVATNLGGAFRVVKRASKGMLRARWGRVVLISSVVGLYGSAGQINYAASKSALVGFARSLTRELGGRGITANVVAPGFIETDMTAELSDETQAEYKKNIPAGRFASAEEVAGVVTWMASDDAAYISGAVIPVDGGLGMGH
- a CDS encoding alpha/beta hydrolase, whose amino-acid sequence is MHIILVPGLWLDASSWGEVAPALESAGHRTHALTMPGVGASGAESAGIGIADWVAATVEELDRLDGDVAVVGHSGGGNVAYGAVDARPDRVQRVVFLDTFPPGEGGSISEFPVVDGVIPFPGWDFFDESDVADLDPQTRAEVAARAQSVPERVPTDPIRLTDERRRAVPATIITGTVPAAQIREIVQQAPPWAAELAALQHLDVIELGAPGDATGHWPQFSRPGAVAEAILRALG
- the serB gene encoding phosphoserine phosphatase SerB → MPVAPARFLVVLDADSTLIRNEVIELIADEAGRGAEVAAATEAAMRGEVDFASSLRSRVEALEGVPLTAFARVLSRIEPTPGVRELIAAVHERGGAVGVVSGGFHEILDTVAPDLGVDVWRANRLATRDGALSGVVDGVIVDAAGKAAALREWAAERGVPVTRTIAIGDGANDLDMMAAAGLGVAFNAKPAVRARADLVVGPVDLAEVIALLP
- a CDS encoding glucose-1-phosphate adenylyltransferase, with protein sequence MPAAPKVFGIILAGGEGKRLMPLTADRAKPAVPFGGQYRLIDFAISNLINSGLRQIVVLTQYKSHSLDRHISQTWRMSALLDSYVASVPAQQRLGKRWFSGSADAILQSLNLINDEQPDIVVVIGADHVYRMDFRQMLAAHVESGARATVAGIRQPISLANQFGVIDVDPEDPMRIREFLEKPQNPVGLGDAPDQVLASMGNYIFDTDALIEAVEADGELPTSNHDMGGDIIPYFVGRGEAGVYDMNRNDVPGSTPRDRYYWRDVGTIDSFFDAHRDLISTLPVFNLYNTDWPIHSQAVNSPPAKFVRDSVGRIGNAIDSIVSLGSVLSGTHLERSVVGPWTLAGGGSTITDSVLFDHVHVGAGARVHRAILDKNVVLDEGATVGVDREKDLSRGFTITDSGITVVGKGFRVER